From Anopheles funestus chromosome 3RL, idAnoFuneDA-416_04, whole genome shotgun sequence, a single genomic window includes:
- the LOC125768175 gene encoding caspase-8 yields the protein MLSQEDVNFIENSLSYEDKVSLIFLLYGHRNPQYALQILTVAGRASASEETNFLVDWMNYVHQSSDWEEELLEVLTIMEQNLLLLRAGYDDEELRLKFFPRTAEIAFFVHPMPKGLYHFCERLQDKDASNLINQLQRSAGIPLQQNQYMEIALLHLICNENIQLGMKQAGQESNLLLLTAACKAAELYDENDFLKSIVSHFNRHICKRSQEQSDASIKKIPNTADVSGRHSPSVSVIRKVQTTESPLESYPFHPERAGIVLLINQFSFYRETNPELIELLPARPLKDRKGTEVDKNALINLFTEFGYALVLEENNTHHQILQAVQHAVQRIKPMHYSLIVCLLSHGQEGKVFGSNSIPVEVKAIQQLMAHERLTGKPKLLIVQACQGADVQSAVPIPNHEHDGLAGEERTASVFMDFLVAWSTVPGFASIRHIEKGSWFIQELCTKLRQLYESEHIMDILTAVINDVASKRGYGNECMVPIVQSTLSKKFYFHRRV from the exons ATGCTTTCGCAAGaagatgttaattttattgaaaactcCCTTTCTTATGAAGATAAA GTATCActgatttttcttctctacggACACCGGAACCCACAGTATGCGCTACAAATTCTTACCGTGGCCGGAAGAGCTTCGGCTTCCGAGGAAACAAACTTCCTGGTGGACTGGATGAATTATGTACATCAGTCTAGTGATTGGGAGGAAGAGTTACTAGAAGTGCTTACTATCATGGAACAGAACCTTCTGCTTCTTCGTGCTGGATACGATGACGAAGAGCTTCGGTTGAAATTTTTCCCACGTACGGCCGAAATCGCTTTCTTTGTTCACCCGATGCCGAAGGGATTGTATCACTTTTGTGAGCGGCTTCAAGATAAGGATGCGTCCAACTTGATAAACCAATTGCAACGATCCGCGGGTATACCTTTACAGCAAAATCAATATATGGAAATTGCTCTGCTTCATCTGATTTGCAACGAAAATATTCAGCTGGGAATGAAGCAAGCGGGTCAGGAAAGTAATCTTTTGCTGTTAACCGCTGCATGTAAAGCGGCAGAGTTGTACGACGAAAACGATTTTCTGAAGAGTATCGTATCGCATTTTAATCGTCATATTTGTAAACGGAGTCAGGAACAATCTGACGCAAGCATAAAGAAGATTCCCAACACTGCTGACGTGTCCGGTAGACACAGTCCATCCGTGTCTGTAATAAGAAAGGTTCAAACGACAGAGTCCCCTTTGGAATCTTACCCGTTCCATCCCGAACGAGCAGGCATCGTTTTGCTGATAAACCAATTCAGCTTCTACCGCGAAACAAACCCGGAGCTTATCGAACTGCTACCTGCCAGACCATTGAAAGATCGCAAGGGCACTGAGGTAGACAAAAATGCGTTGATAAACCTCTTCACCGAATTCGGGTACGCACTGGTATTGgaggaaaacaacacacatcACCAAATATTGCAAGCGGTGCAGCATGCAGTTCAACGCATAAAGCCGATGCACTATTCGTTGATTGTGTGTCTGCTTTCCCATGGCCAGGAAGGCAAGGTGTTCGGTTCGAATAGCATACCCGTGGAAGTGAAAGCTATCCAGCAACTGATGGCTCATGAACGACTTACTGGGAAACCGAAATTATTGATCGTGCAGGCTTGTCAGGGAGCGGATGTGCAATCCGCCGTCCCTATACCGAACCACGAGCACGATGGATTGGCAGGCGAGGAAAGGACGGCATCAGTGTTTATGGATTTTCTAGTCGCTTGGTCCACTGTGCCAGGATTTGCGTCGATACGACACATCGAAAAAGGTTCCTGGTTTATTCAGGAACTTTGCACCAAACTGCGTCAGTTATATGAAAG TGAACATATCATGGATATACTAACAGCTGTGATAAACGATGTAGCGAGCAAACGAGGATATGGGAACGAATGTATGGTGCCGATTGTGCAGAGTACTTTAAgcaaaaaattttattttcatcgaaGAGTTTAA